The segment CGAAACTAAAATCGTTCTTATCAAGACGTATTGTATTCGTTGATAAAAAGATTGTAACCCACCCCGACTATCCTGTAGAAAGAGGAATGTTGGTGCAGATAGATCACAATAAACACTCCAATACTGAGCTAAGAAGCAAAGATATTAATGTACTCTACGAAGATGCTTATCTTATTGTAATAGAGAAGAAAGCGGGTGTACTTAGTATTGCAGTAGGCAAGAATAAAGGGAAGTCGGCACATGCTATCTTAAATCACTACCTAAAGAAAACCAACCATAGAGGTCAAGCTCTCTTAGTACATAAGTTGGAGGTAGATGAATCGGGTATCATGATTTTTGCTAAAGATGAAGAGACCAAGTTCAATCTCCAGAAAAACTGGAAAGAGCTTATTATCAACCATACTTTTGTGGGCTTGGTAGAAGGTGATGTTCAAGAAGAATCTGGACTAAATATCTCATGGATTGACGAAGAAACAGGTAAATTAAATTTCTCCAACAATCTGGAAACAGCTCCGCGTGACCCGGTCAAAGCAATCACTAGATTCCGTACCATTAAAAAAGCCAATG is part of the Bacteroides coprosuis DSM 18011 genome and harbors:
- a CDS encoding pseudouridine synthase (COGs: COG0564 Pseudouridylate synthase 23S RNA-specific~InterPro IPR002942:IPR006145~KEGG: bth:BT_0642 RNA pseudouridylate synthase~PFAM: Pseudouridine synthase, RsuA and RluB/C/D/E/F; RNA-binding S4~SPTR: Putative uncharacterized protein;~IMG reference gene:2504107410~PFAM: RNA pseudouridylate synthase~TIGRFAM: pseudouridine synthase, RluA family), which translates into the protein MERGQRSYARARNKYTNYHVNQASTLMEFLQAKMPEASRTKLKSFLSRRIVFVDKKIVTHPDYPVERGMLVQIDHNKHSNTELRSKDINVLYEDAYLIVIEKKAGVLSIAVGKNKGKSAHAILNHYLKKTNHRGQALLVHKLEVDESGIMIFAKDEETKFNLQKNWKELIINHTFVGLVEGDVQEESGLNISWIDEETGKLNFSNNLETAPRDPVKAITRFRTIKKANGLSMLEFDPREDRNNKIRVQMAEMGHPILGDKKYGEFISPLKRFALHAFLIRFRHPVTKELMKFEISYPKEFRSLMMKSSENQE